In the Anser cygnoides isolate HZ-2024a breed goose chromosome 27, Taihu_goose_T2T_genome, whole genome shotgun sequence genome, one interval contains:
- the GNA11 gene encoding guanine nucleotide-binding protein subunit alpha-11 — MTLESMMACCLSDEVKESKRINAEIEKQLRRDKRDARRELKLLLLGTGESGKSTFIKQMRIIHGSGYSEEDKKGFTKLVYQNIFTAMQSMIRAMETLKILYKYEQNKANAVLIREVDVEKVMTFEQPYVSAIKTLWNDPGIQECYDRRREYQLSDSAKYYLSDVDRIATPGYLPTQQDVLRVRVPTTGIIEYPFDLENIIFRMVDVGGQRSERRKWIHCFENVTSIMFLVALSEYDQVLVESDNENRMEESKALFRTIITYPWFQNSSVILFLNKKDLLEDKILYSHLVDYFPEFDGPQRDAQAAREFILKMFVDLNPDSDKIIYSHFTCATDTENIRFVFAAVKDTILQLNLKEYNLV, encoded by the exons ATGACTCTGGAGTCCATGATGGCCTGTTGCCTGAGCGACGAGGTGAAGGAGTCGAAGCGCATCAACGCCGAGATCGAGAAGCAGCTGCGGAGGGACAAGCGCGACGCGCGCCGCgagctgaagctgctgctgctgg GCACTGGGGAGAGCGGAAAAAGCACGTTCATTAAGCAAATGCGTATAATTCATGGCTCAGGCTACTCTGAAGAGGACAAAAAGGGTTTTACCAAGCTGGTATATCAAAACATCTTCACTGCCATGCAGTCCATGATCAGGGCCATGGAAACCCTGAAGATTCTGTACAAATATGAACAGAACAAG GCCAATGCAGTCCTGATCAGGGAAGTGGATGTAGAAAAGGTCATGACATTTGAGCAGCCCTACGTAAGTGCAATTAAAACATTGTGGAATGACCCTGGAATACAAGAGTGTTATGACAGGAGAAGAGAATATCAGCTTTCTGACTCAGCTAAATA CTATCTTAGTGATGTGGATCGTATCGCTACTCCAGGATATCTACCAACTCAGCAAGATGTGCTACGCGTTAGAGTTCCTACAACCGGTATCATAGAATACCCCTTTGACCTAGAGAATATTATCTTCAG AATGGTGGATGTTGGAGGTCAAAGATCAGAACGAAGGAAGTGGATccattgctttgaaaatgtgacTTCCATCATGTTTTTAGTAGCACTTAGTGAATATGACCAAGTTCTGGTGGAGTCTGATAATGAG AACCGGATGGAAGAGAGTAAAGCTCTCTTTCGAACCATTATCACTTATCCCTGGTTCCAAAACTCATCTGTTATCCTCTTCCTGAACAAGAAGGATCTGTTGGAAGACAAGATCCTGTATTCCCATCTTGTTGACTATTTCCCAGAGTTTGATG GCCCTCAGAGGGATGCACAGGCAGCCCGTGAGTTCATTCTCAAGATGTTTGTGGATTTAAATCCAGACAGCGATAAAATCATCTATTCTCACTTCACATGTGccacagacacagaaaacatCCGTTTCGTCTTTGCAGCTGTCAAGGACACCATCCTACAGCTCAACCTGAAGGAATACAACCTGGTTTGA